The following coding sequences are from one Ramlibacter henchirensis window:
- a CDS encoding chemotaxis protein CheB, which produces MEPNSRDGPPHPLVVIGASFGGVEALMTLVAGLPKDLQAFVALVLHVGHHPSILPELLSRAGPLRAVHPREGEPMQLGRIYVAPPDHHLLVGAGALHLSRGPRENHTRPAIDPLFRSAALHWGSAAIGVVLTGELDDGTAGLAAIKSCGGIAVVQDPQEAAAPSMPASALGNVQVDHCVLLPAIPPLLVRLVGTAPPRAPQTAPEALVREQSIFEGIDPMENLKAIATPSQLTCPECGGTLSEIHAGPPLRFRCHTGHAYSAKSLNSAQAEKTDHTLQSSVRALQEREQLLLRMAAVARALDDEPQAHAGLQEAARVRERFRRLAELLTAEAGGA; this is translated from the coding sequence ATGGAACCGAACTCGCGGGACGGGCCGCCCCATCCCCTCGTCGTGATCGGCGCGTCGTTCGGCGGCGTCGAAGCGCTCATGACCCTGGTCGCGGGCCTGCCGAAGGACCTGCAAGCCTTCGTGGCCCTGGTCCTGCATGTCGGGCACCACCCGAGCATCCTGCCGGAGCTGCTTTCGCGAGCAGGGCCGCTGCGGGCGGTGCATCCGCGCGAGGGCGAGCCGATGCAACTGGGCAGGATCTACGTGGCGCCGCCCGACCATCACCTGCTGGTGGGCGCCGGCGCGCTGCACCTGAGCCGCGGCCCGCGCGAGAACCACACCCGCCCGGCGATCGACCCGCTGTTCCGGTCGGCGGCCCTGCACTGGGGATCCGCGGCGATCGGCGTGGTGCTGACCGGCGAGCTCGACGACGGCACGGCGGGGCTGGCGGCCATCAAGTCCTGCGGCGGCATCGCCGTGGTGCAGGACCCGCAGGAGGCCGCGGCGCCCAGCATGCCCGCGAGCGCACTGGGCAACGTGCAGGTCGACCACTGCGTGCTGCTGCCCGCGATCCCGCCGTTGCTGGTACGGCTGGTCGGGACGGCCCCGCCCCGCGCGCCGCAGACGGCCCCGGAGGCGCTGGTGCGCGAGCAATCAATCTTCGAAGGAATCGATCCGATGGAAAACCTGAAGGCGATCGCGACTCCCAGCCAGCTGACCTGTCCTGAGTGCGGAGGCACGCTCTCCGAGATCCACGCGGGGCCGCCGCTGCGTTTCCGTTGCCACACCGGCCACGCCTACAGCGCGAAGAGCCTGAACAGCGCGCAGGCCGAGAAGACCGACCACACCCTGCAGAGCAGCGTGCGCGCGCTCCAGGAACGCGAGCAGTTGCTGCTGCGCATGGCCGCGGTCGCGCGGGCCCTGGACGATGAGCCGCAGGCCCACGCCGGGCTCCAGGAAGCCGCGCGCGTGCGGGAGCGCTTCCGGCGGCTGGCCGAGCTGCTGACGGCGGAGGCAGGCGGCGCATAA
- a CDS encoding PAS domain S-box protein, with the protein MSEAPVPDRTEQDAGTALDDTIPGTSYGMVRLVALGGSAGAIEALQEFFSGIPSDCPLAFVVAIHLGTEHDSQLAELIQPRTSLRVMRLTQREPLRPGTVYVIPPRKLIRVEGDCLVVEDRLPEQKRLVAVDLLFRTLADSHGAHSAAVVLSGADGDGAIGIKRVKERGGLTVAQDPEECRHPGMPRTAIATGMVDWTLPVAEMPSRLMAYFRLEEHLRLPAEEAPEAPPSASRDAENEAALREILAFLRTRTGRDFNGYKRATVVRRIARRMQINGTDHMAGYLKFLRTRPGEAPALLQDLLISVTNFFRDADCFEALEPHLAEMLRGRPANEAVRIWVPGCATGEEAYSLAILLCDKSREMDAPPQIQVFASDLDEDAIRTAREGLYPAAIEADVSPERLRRYFSKEHRGYRVRREVREMVLFAPHDVLKDSPFSRLDLVSCRNLLIYLGRPAQQRLFQTFHFALRPQGLLFLGASENCEDGGNLFTVVDKGNRIFMQRPLPRPALLPVPTGPSTLVQALHGGMAQPTIGGRAFEPPPVGGRLPKAGEERGASWGALHLRLLETLAPPSILVDRDHEIVHLSANAGRFLQFSGGEPSRNLLRAIHPALRIELRAALYQASQSREATEVVVDRVPLPEGESTVTVRVWAVQDMGADLFLVLLDPRAGEAPEARAVQLQQKDPVATHLDRELERLKTQLRETVEQYEASTEELKAGNEELQAMNEELRSATEELETSREELQSLNEELTTVNNELKGKVDELADANSDLHNLMDATDIATVFLDRGLSVMRYTPAAVHLFNLIPSDLGRPLSDLATRLDYPELADDAQRVLDRLVPIEREVALPDGTWFLVRMVPYRTVDDRISGVVLSFIDITRRRQAEEVRTWLSAVVHASTDGIVSFALDGTILSWNAACERIFGYTAAEMIGQPLDLLAPGHEQSQLDQISKLREGASVEYETVRRRKDGREIQVSLSVSPIRDPGGSVMGGTSVVRDITDARRAQQALRESEEQLRLVVENVREYAIFSLDLERRVVSWNRGAERLLGYSEKEVVGQIGDIIFTEEDRRARAPEAEARTALEHGRASDDRVHVRKDGTPFWAEGVAMLMRDEKGRAMGFVKVLRDQTQAREAKQALERSQAELRQSLEETQLARRALEAADAAKDRFLAVLSHELRNPLASIASASELLLMPKLPESAREKAAEVVQRQGKAMKVLLDELLDVSRLTLGRLNLSKRPVSVALVVHQALEATRPLVQAAAHELVVSLPAHSVEVEGDPLRLSQVVSNLVSNAAKYTPEGGRIEVSAEVFSDEVVIQVSDNGIGMEPSQIDRMFDLFSQGESVTGHSNSGLGIGLALARNIVEMHGGWIMASSAGPGQGSQLRVGLPLLHVGDAEAAVQAEEPRMQPPSPAPAAEGELILVADDNGDAAWGLAKLLELSGFRAVLARSGEEALQVADEHRPAIALLDIGMPDISGHEVARRLRKQDWGREMILIAATGWGQEADIRHSMEAGFDAHLTKPLNVGRIRGLIEELKSKRKP; encoded by the coding sequence ATGTCTGAAGCCCCCGTTCCCGATCGCACCGAACAGGACGCCGGCACTGCCCTCGACGACACCATACCCGGCACAAGCTACGGCATGGTGCGGCTGGTCGCGCTGGGCGGCTCGGCCGGGGCGATCGAGGCGCTGCAGGAGTTCTTCAGCGGCATCCCGTCCGACTGCCCGCTGGCCTTCGTGGTGGCCATCCACCTTGGCACCGAACACGACTCCCAGCTCGCGGAGCTGATCCAGCCGAGGACGTCCCTTCGCGTGATGCGACTCACGCAGCGCGAACCGCTGCGGCCGGGCACGGTGTATGTGATCCCGCCGCGCAAGCTGATCCGGGTCGAGGGTGACTGTCTGGTGGTGGAGGACCGCCTGCCGGAGCAGAAGCGCCTCGTGGCCGTCGACCTGCTGTTCCGCACGCTGGCGGATTCGCATGGGGCCCACAGTGCGGCGGTCGTGCTGTCCGGCGCGGACGGCGACGGCGCCATCGGCATCAAGCGGGTCAAGGAGCGCGGGGGCCTTACCGTCGCCCAGGACCCCGAGGAGTGCAGGCATCCGGGCATGCCCCGCACGGCCATCGCCACGGGAATGGTGGACTGGACCCTCCCCGTGGCCGAGATGCCCAGCCGGCTCATGGCGTACTTCCGCCTCGAGGAGCACCTGCGGCTGCCTGCCGAGGAAGCGCCGGAGGCGCCGCCGTCCGCCAGCCGCGACGCCGAGAACGAAGCGGCGCTGCGGGAAATCCTGGCCTTCCTGCGCACGCGCACCGGGCGCGACTTCAACGGCTACAAGCGGGCCACGGTCGTGCGGCGCATCGCGCGCCGCATGCAGATCAACGGCACCGACCACATGGCCGGCTACCTGAAGTTCCTGCGCACCCGGCCCGGCGAAGCGCCGGCGCTGCTGCAGGACCTGCTGATCAGCGTCACCAACTTCTTCCGCGACGCCGATTGCTTCGAGGCGCTCGAGCCGCACCTGGCCGAGATGCTGCGCGGCAGGCCGGCGAACGAGGCGGTGCGCATCTGGGTGCCGGGCTGCGCCACGGGCGAGGAGGCCTACTCCCTGGCGATCCTCCTGTGCGACAAGAGCCGCGAGATGGACGCTCCGCCGCAGATCCAGGTGTTCGCGAGCGACCTGGACGAGGACGCCATCCGCACCGCGCGGGAAGGCCTCTATCCCGCCGCCATCGAGGCAGACGTCTCGCCGGAACGGCTGCGCCGCTACTTCAGCAAGGAGCACCGGGGCTACCGCGTTCGCCGCGAAGTGCGCGAGATGGTGCTGTTCGCGCCGCACGACGTGCTGAAGGATTCGCCGTTCTCGAGGCTGGACCTGGTGTCCTGCCGCAACCTGCTGATCTACCTGGGCCGCCCCGCCCAGCAGCGGTTGTTCCAGACGTTCCACTTCGCGCTGCGGCCGCAGGGCCTGCTGTTCCTCGGCGCCTCGGAGAACTGCGAGGACGGGGGCAATTTGTTCACGGTGGTGGACAAGGGGAACCGCATCTTCATGCAGCGGCCGCTGCCGCGTCCGGCGCTGCTGCCGGTACCCACCGGGCCGAGCACGCTGGTGCAGGCGCTCCATGGCGGCATGGCGCAGCCCACCATCGGCGGGCGGGCCTTCGAGCCGCCGCCGGTCGGCGGCCGGCTCCCGAAGGCGGGCGAGGAGCGCGGGGCGTCGTGGGGCGCGCTGCACCTGCGCCTGCTGGAGACGCTGGCGCCGCCGTCCATCCTGGTGGACCGCGACCACGAGATCGTGCACCTGTCCGCCAATGCGGGCCGCTTCCTGCAATTCTCGGGCGGCGAGCCCAGCCGCAACCTCCTGCGCGCGATCCACCCCGCGCTGCGGATCGAATTGAGGGCGGCGCTGTACCAGGCCTCGCAGTCGCGGGAGGCGACCGAGGTGGTCGTGGACCGCGTGCCGCTGCCCGAAGGGGAATCGACCGTCACGGTACGCGTGTGGGCGGTGCAGGACATGGGCGCCGACCTGTTCCTCGTGCTGCTCGACCCGCGGGCCGGCGAAGCACCCGAGGCGCGCGCCGTGCAGCTGCAGCAGAAGGACCCGGTGGCGACCCACCTGGACCGGGAGCTGGAGCGGCTCAAGACGCAGTTGCGCGAGACGGTGGAGCAGTACGAGGCGTCGACGGAGGAACTCAAGGCCGGCAACGAGGAGCTGCAGGCCATGAACGAGGAACTGCGCTCGGCCACCGAGGAGCTGGAGACCAGCCGCGAGGAACTGCAGTCGCTCAACGAGGAGCTGACGACCGTCAACAACGAGCTCAAGGGCAAGGTCGACGAGCTGGCGGACGCCAACAGCGACCTGCACAACCTGATGGACGCCACGGACATCGCCACGGTGTTCCTCGACCGCGGGCTGTCCGTCATGCGCTACACGCCGGCGGCGGTGCACCTGTTCAACCTGATCCCGTCCGACCTGGGGCGGCCGCTGTCGGACCTCGCGACGCGCCTGGACTACCCGGAACTCGCGGACGATGCACAGCGCGTGCTGGACAGGCTGGTGCCGATCGAGCGCGAGGTGGCCTTGCCCGACGGCACCTGGTTCCTCGTCCGCATGGTGCCCTACCGCACGGTGGACGACCGCATCTCGGGGGTCGTGCTCTCCTTCATCGACATCACGCGCCGCCGGCAGGCCGAGGAGGTCCGCACCTGGTTGTCGGCCGTGGTCCACGCCTCCACCGACGGCATCGTCAGCTTCGCGCTGGACGGCACCATCCTGAGCTGGAACGCGGCGTGCGAGCGCATCTTCGGGTACACCGCGGCGGAGATGATCGGGCAGCCCCTGGACCTGCTCGCCCCGGGCCACGAGCAGTCGCAGCTGGACCAGATCAGCAAGCTGCGCGAAGGGGCGTCGGTCGAATACGAGACCGTGCGCCGGCGCAAGGACGGCCGCGAGATCCAGGTCTCGCTGTCGGTGTCGCCGATCCGCGATCCCGGCGGCTCGGTGATGGGCGGCACCAGCGTCGTGCGCGACATCACGGATGCGCGCCGCGCGCAGCAGGCGCTGCGCGAAAGCGAGGAGCAGCTGCGCCTGGTGGTCGAGAACGTCCGTGAGTACGCCATCTTCTCGCTCGACCTGGAGCGGCGCGTCGTCAGCTGGAACCGGGGCGCCGAAAGGCTGCTCGGGTACAGCGAGAAGGAGGTGGTCGGGCAGATCGGCGACATCATCTTCACCGAGGAAGACCGGCGCGCGCGCGCACCGGAAGCGGAAGCACGAACGGCCCTCGAGCACGGTCGCGCGTCCGACGACCGGGTCCACGTGCGCAAGGACGGCACGCCGTTCTGGGCCGAAGGCGTGGCGATGCTCATGCGCGACGAAAAAGGCCGCGCGATGGGATTCGTCAAGGTGCTGCGCGACCAGACCCAGGCGCGCGAGGCCAAGCAGGCCCTCGAGCGCAGCCAGGCCGAACTGCGGCAGTCGCTGGAGGAAACGCAGCTGGCGCGGCGCGCACTGGAAGCCGCCGACGCCGCCAAGGACCGCTTCCTGGCCGTGCTCTCGCACGAGCTGCGCAACCCGCTCGCCTCGATCGCCAGCGCGTCCGAGCTGCTGCTGATGCCCAAGCTGCCGGAGTCCGCCCGCGAGAAGGCGGCCGAGGTGGTGCAGCGCCAGGGCAAGGCGATGAAGGTGCTGCTGGACGAGCTGCTGGACGTCTCGCGGCTCACGCTTGGGCGGCTGAACCTTTCCAAGCGGCCGGTGTCGGTGGCGCTGGTCGTCCACCAGGCGCTCGAGGCGACGCGTCCCCTGGTTCAGGCTGCGGCGCACGAACTGGTGGTGAGCCTGCCTGCGCATTCGGTGGAGGTGGAAGGCGACCCGCTGCGGCTGTCGCAGGTCGTGTCCAACCTGGTCAGCAACGCGGCCAAGTACACGCCCGAAGGCGGCCGCATCGAGGTCTCGGCCGAAGTCTTCAGCGACGAAGTGGTGATCCAGGTCAGCGACAACGGCATCGGCATGGAGCCCTCGCAGATCGACCGCATGTTCGACCTGTTCTCGCAGGGCGAGAGCGTCACGGGCCACTCCAACAGCGGCCTGGGCATCGGCCTCGCGCTGGCCCGCAACATCGTCGAGATGCACGGCGGCTGGATCATGGCCAGTTCGGCGGGCCCGGGGCAGGGCAGCCAGCTGAGGGTGGGCCTGCCGCTGCTGCACGTCGGCGATGCGGAGGCTGCCGTGCAGGCCGAAGAGCCGCGCATGCAGCCGCCTTCGCCCGCTCCCGCCGCCGAAGGCGAGCTGATCCTGGTCGCCGACGACAACGGCGACGCGGCCTGGGGCCTGGCCAAGCTGCTGGAGCTGTCGGGCTTTCGCGCGGTGCTGGCGCGTTCCGGGGAAGAAGCGCTGCAGGTGGCCGACGAGCACCGCCCCGCCATCGCGCTGCTGGACATCGGCATGCCCGACATCAGCGGCCACGAGGTCGCGCGGCGGTTGCGCAAGCAGGACTGGGGCCGCGAGATGATCCTGATCGCGGCCACCGGCTGGGGCCAGGAAGCCGACATCCGCCACTCCATGGAAGCCGGCTTCGACGCCCACCTCACCAAGCCGCTGAACGTCGGGCGCATCCGCGGGCTGATCGAAGAGCTCAAGAGCAAGCGCAAGCCCTGA
- the glpK gene encoding glycerol kinase GlpK gives MTYLLALDQGTSSSRSIVFDRQGAIVSLAQRELPQIYPQPGWVEHDPMEIWRGQLATAQEALAKAGIGAKDVAALGITNQRETAVVWHRKTGQPIHHAIVWQDRRGEPLCAQLREQGHAPLIQSRTGLLIDSYFSGTKIRWLLDNVPGARQQAERGELAFGTIDSWLLWQLTGGALHATDVSNASRTMLFDVHGNEWDQELLQLLQVPASMMPKVLPSSAGYGRTVETLLGAPVRIGGVAGDQQSALFGQACFREGMAKNTYGTGCFLLMHTGGRFQQSANGLLTTSAAQTSQQPQYAMEGSVFVGGAVVQWLRDGLKAIESSAQVQALAESVPDAGGVMLVPAFTGLGAPYWKPDARGTITGLTRGSTVAHIARAALESIAYQSAALLQAMSRDATAAGSAPVAELRVDGGACVNNLLMQFQADLLGIPVVRPAITETTALGAAYLAGLSGGVFAGPQELEKLWKAERRFTPTLSRDRAGELMQRWEHAVRQATLA, from the coding sequence ATGACCTACCTGCTCGCGCTCGACCAGGGCACCTCCAGCTCCCGCAGCATCGTCTTCGACCGCCAGGGCGCCATCGTCTCGCTGGCGCAGCGCGAGCTGCCGCAGATCTACCCGCAGCCCGGCTGGGTGGAGCACGACCCGATGGAGATCTGGCGCGGCCAGCTGGCCACGGCGCAGGAGGCCCTGGCGAAGGCCGGCATCGGCGCGAAGGACGTGGCCGCGCTGGGCATCACCAACCAGCGCGAGACCGCCGTGGTCTGGCACCGCAAGACCGGCCAGCCGATCCACCACGCCATCGTCTGGCAGGACCGCCGCGGCGAGCCGTTGTGCGCGCAGCTGCGCGAGCAGGGCCATGCGCCGCTGATCCAGTCGCGCACGGGGCTGCTGATCGACTCCTATTTTTCGGGCACCAAGATCCGCTGGCTGCTGGACAACGTGCCGGGCGCGCGACAGCAGGCCGAGCGCGGCGAACTGGCCTTCGGCACCATCGACAGCTGGCTGCTGTGGCAGCTGACCGGCGGCGCGCTGCACGCCACCGACGTCAGCAACGCTTCGCGCACGATGCTGTTCGACGTGCACGGCAACGAATGGGACCAGGAACTGCTGCAACTCCTGCAGGTGCCCGCGTCGATGATGCCGAAGGTGCTGCCTTCGAGCGCCGGGTACGGCCGAACGGTTGAAACGCTGCTGGGCGCCCCGGTGCGCATCGGCGGCGTCGCCGGCGACCAGCAGAGCGCGCTGTTCGGGCAGGCGTGCTTCCGCGAGGGCATGGCCAAGAACACCTACGGCACCGGCTGCTTCCTGCTGATGCACACCGGCGGGCGTTTCCAGCAATCGGCCAACGGCCTGCTCACCACCAGCGCGGCGCAGACATCCCAGCAGCCGCAGTACGCGATGGAGGGCAGCGTCTTCGTCGGCGGCGCGGTCGTTCAGTGGCTGCGCGATGGCCTCAAGGCCATCGAGAGCAGCGCGCAGGTGCAGGCGCTGGCCGAGAGCGTGCCCGACGCGGGCGGCGTGATGCTGGTGCCGGCCTTCACCGGCCTGGGCGCGCCCTACTGGAAACCCGATGCGCGCGGCACGATCACGGGACTGACGCGCGGGTCGACCGTCGCCCACATCGCGCGCGCCGCGCTGGAGAGCATCGCGTACCAGAGCGCCGCGCTGCTGCAGGCCATGAGCCGCGATGCGACCGCGGCGGGATCGGCGCCCGTCGCCGAATTGCGCGTGGACGGCGGCGCCTGCGTCAACAACCTGCTGATGCAGTTCCAGGCCGACCTGCTGGGCATTCCCGTCGTGCGGCCGGCCATCACCGAGACCACCGCGCTGGGGGCGGCTTACCTGGCGGGGCTCTCCGGCGGCGTGTTCGCCGGGCCGCAGGAGCTGGAGAAGCTGTGGAAGGCCGAGCGCCGCTTCACGCCGACGCTGTCGCGCGACCGTGCCGGCGAACTGATGCAGCGCTGGGAGCACGCGGTGCGGCAGGCCACGCTGGCCTGA
- a CDS encoding DUF3617 domain-containing protein, producing MKLVPLAFTIIAAAFACGASAQNLKPGLWQVQQKVSGNPEMQREVEEMRKKMATLPPEQRKQMEDIMARRGVQMGPSGHSVRMCLTKEMVERNEIPATQGDCKITQQQRTGNTLKAAFTCSNPPSSGQTVVTFTSPEAYTMKTTATGAVGGKTESMTVEGTGKWLGADCGEVRPVTPHGAAK from the coding sequence ATGAAGCTCGTCCCACTTGCCTTCACGATCATCGCCGCGGCCTTCGCCTGCGGCGCGTCCGCGCAGAACCTCAAGCCCGGCCTGTGGCAGGTGCAGCAGAAGGTCTCGGGCAATCCCGAGATGCAGCGCGAGGTGGAGGAGATGCGCAAGAAGATGGCGACGCTGCCGCCCGAGCAGCGCAAGCAGATGGAGGACATCATGGCGCGCCGCGGCGTCCAGATGGGGCCGTCGGGCCACAGCGTGCGGATGTGCCTGACGAAGGAAATGGTCGAACGCAACGAGATCCCGGCCACCCAGGGCGACTGCAAGATCACGCAGCAGCAGCGCACCGGGAACACGCTGAAGGCGGCGTTCACCTGCAGCAACCCGCCCTCCAGCGGCCAGACGGTCGTCACCTTCACCAGCCCCGAGGCCTACACCATGAAGACGACGGCCACCGGCGCGGTGGGCGGCAAGACGGAAAGCATGACGGTGGAGGGCACCGGCAAGTGGCTGGGCGCCGATTGCGGCGAGGTGCGGCCCGTTACGCCGCACGGCGCCGCGAAGTAG
- a CDS encoding b-glycosidase: MNARHPGIFPTFFLSGFECSTFRWKDGRRRDLVAETHHRENALRDYEVLRDLGIAVSREGIPWPMADQGGGRYDFSCIKPMVEAMRQTRITPVWDLCHYGYPDDADPFADAFSDRFAEYCRAAARHVQGELPGPYFFTPINEITFFAFCGGEWGWVAPYGKDRATRERLRVALCRAAIAGVKAIREVIPDARMIHVDPLVQVVAPADRPDQKEAAEHETFVDTYLAWDMLCGKAHPELGGTPEILDIVGANNYSFGQMEYREQGPHQALPPDHPGIVPLCELLRRVWERYRRPMLIGETSGMGKGRPDWLRDVMEESMAAVNQGMDLHGVCLFPGVDMPDWHTGEWLHNGICDLVECEDGLRRVPHGPYVDELRRWQKELNRVTRLDEDPFSDPVDLQDVIDAARRLAPKPDANWH; the protein is encoded by the coding sequence ATGAACGCGCGGCACCCTGGGATCTTCCCCACCTTCTTCCTCTCGGGCTTCGAATGCTCGACCTTCCGCTGGAAGGACGGGCGGCGCCGCGACCTGGTCGCGGAGACGCACCACCGCGAGAACGCGCTGCGCGACTACGAAGTGTTGCGGGACCTGGGCATCGCCGTGTCCCGCGAGGGCATCCCCTGGCCGATGGCGGACCAGGGCGGCGGCCGCTACGACTTCAGTTGCATCAAGCCGATGGTCGAAGCGATGCGGCAGACGCGAATCACGCCGGTCTGGGACCTGTGCCACTACGGCTACCCGGACGATGCGGATCCTTTCGCCGATGCGTTCAGCGATCGCTTTGCCGAGTACTGCCGCGCCGCCGCGCGGCACGTGCAAGGCGAACTGCCCGGCCCGTACTTCTTCACGCCGATCAACGAGATCACCTTCTTCGCCTTCTGCGGCGGCGAGTGGGGTTGGGTCGCGCCGTACGGAAAGGACCGTGCCACGCGCGAGCGGCTGAGGGTGGCCTTGTGCCGCGCGGCGATCGCAGGCGTCAAGGCGATCCGCGAGGTGATTCCGGACGCCCGCATGATCCACGTCGATCCGCTGGTCCAGGTGGTCGCGCCGGCCGACCGGCCCGACCAGAAGGAAGCGGCCGAACACGAAACCTTTGTCGACACCTACCTGGCCTGGGACATGCTGTGCGGCAAGGCGCATCCGGAGCTGGGCGGCACGCCGGAGATCCTGGACATCGTGGGTGCGAACAACTACTCGTTCGGGCAGATGGAGTACCGCGAGCAGGGGCCGCACCAGGCCTTGCCGCCGGACCATCCCGGCATCGTGCCCCTGTGCGAGTTGCTGCGCCGCGTGTGGGAGCGCTACCGCCGGCCGATGCTGATCGGCGAGACCAGCGGCATGGGCAAGGGCCGGCCCGACTGGTTGCGCGACGTGATGGAAGAGTCGATGGCCGCCGTCAACCAGGGCATGGACCTGCACGGCGTGTGCCTCTTCCCCGGCGTGGACATGCCCGACTGGCACACCGGCGAGTGGCTGCACAACGGCATCTGCGACCTGGTCGAGTGCGAGGACGGCCTGCGCCGCGTGCCGCATGGCCCTTACGTCGACGAACTGCGGCGCTGGCAGAAGGAATTGAACCGGGTGACCCGGCTGGACGAGGACCCTTTCAGCGACCCGGTGGACCTGCAGGACGTGATCGACGCGGCGCGGCGGCTCGCGCCGAAGCCGGACGCCAACTGGCACTGA
- a CDS encoding PAS domain-containing sensor histidine kinase, giving the protein MPGGAALPAELQRALDEAPCGLLRTDAQGTILRVNLTFCRWVGYEREELLGRKLQDLLTVGARIFHLTHLAPLMQMQGSVSEVKLEIVPRSGSAIPMVLNAQRHETPQGAYSELALFVARDRDKYERELLAARSRLEQLLAEGRKRQDEDRERAQIAEQMVGIVSHDLRNPLQTIQMGVLLLTRGGVSPHQLNVLGRVSRAAERSHRLIADLLDFTQARLGRGIAVHPAPIALHQAIADALDELGQAFPGRELVHEAEGEGECAADPDRIAQLLGNLVGNAMAYGQADAPVRVRSVIGPRAFELSVHNRGAPIPPSLQAHLFEPLVRGTAASGATRSVGLGLFIVGEIAKAHGGRVAVTSSEEQGTTFTASFPRGS; this is encoded by the coding sequence GTGCCTGGCGGGGCGGCGCTGCCGGCGGAACTCCAGCGGGCGCTGGACGAGGCGCCCTGCGGGCTGCTGCGCACCGACGCGCAGGGGACCATCCTGCGCGTGAACCTCACGTTCTGCCGCTGGGTCGGGTACGAGCGCGAGGAGCTCCTGGGCCGCAAGCTGCAGGACCTGCTGACCGTCGGCGCGCGCATCTTCCACCTGACGCACCTGGCGCCGCTGATGCAGATGCAAGGCTCGGTCTCCGAGGTCAAGCTGGAGATCGTGCCGCGCAGCGGGAGCGCCATTCCGATGGTGCTCAACGCGCAGCGGCACGAGACGCCCCAGGGCGCCTATTCGGAGCTGGCGCTGTTCGTCGCCCGCGACCGCGACAAGTACGAACGCGAGCTGCTGGCCGCGCGCTCCCGGCTGGAGCAGCTGCTGGCCGAGGGCCGGAAGCGCCAGGACGAAGACCGCGAGCGGGCCCAGATCGCCGAGCAGATGGTCGGCATCGTCAGCCACGACCTGCGCAACCCGCTGCAGACGATCCAGATGGGCGTGCTGCTGCTCACCAGGGGCGGCGTGTCGCCGCACCAATTGAACGTGCTGGGCCGAGTGAGCCGCGCCGCCGAGCGCTCGCACCGGCTGATCGCGGACCTGCTGGATTTCACCCAGGCGCGCCTGGGCCGCGGCATCGCGGTGCATCCCGCGCCGATCGCGCTGCACCAGGCGATCGCCGACGCCCTCGACGAGCTGGGACAGGCGTTCCCCGGGCGCGAGCTGGTCCATGAGGCCGAGGGCGAAGGCGAATGCGCGGCAGATCCCGACCGCATCGCGCAGCTGCTGGGCAACCTGGTCGGCAACGCCATGGCGTACGGCCAGGCGGACGCGCCGGTGCGCGTGCGTTCGGTGATCGGGCCGCGGGCCTTCGAGTTGTCGGTGCACAACCGCGGAGCGCCCATCCCGCCCTCGCTGCAGGCCCACCTGTTCGAGCCGCTGGTGCGCGGAACGGCGGCGAGCGGCGCGACCCGAAGCGTCGGACTCGGCCTCTTCATCGTGGGCGAGATCGCCAAGGCGCATGGCGGCCGCGTGGCCGTCACCTCCAGCGAGGAACAGGGCACCACCTTCACCGCCAGCTTTCCGCGCGGCAGCTGA
- a CDS encoding alpha/beta fold hydrolase yields the protein MSTQKRNNVHVAGSGPLTMVFAHGFGCDQNMWRRIAPAYASRYRTVMFDLVGSGGSQLSAYDRAKYDSLHGYADDVVEIVEEFAQGPVIFVGHSVSAMIGLLANLKAPERFAAQVMVGPSPCYINDGDYHGGFERQDIEGLLETLESNYLGWSSNMAPAIMGAPEQPELSEELVNSFCRTDPDIAKHFARVTFLSDNRADLPKLKSPTLIMQCSEDIIAPRAVGDYMHRMLPNSRLVLIDNFGHCPHLSAPGASTAAIDAFLAAEGL from the coding sequence ATGAGCACACAGAAGCGCAACAACGTCCACGTGGCCGGCTCCGGTCCGCTCACGATGGTCTTCGCCCACGGCTTCGGCTGTGACCAGAACATGTGGCGCAGGATCGCGCCGGCCTACGCCTCTCGCTACCGTACGGTGATGTTCGACCTGGTCGGCAGCGGCGGCTCCCAGCTCTCCGCCTACGACCGCGCCAAGTACGACAGCCTGCACGGATACGCCGACGACGTGGTCGAGATCGTCGAGGAGTTCGCGCAGGGCCCGGTCATCTTCGTCGGCCACTCGGTCAGCGCGATGATCGGCCTGCTGGCCAACCTCAAGGCGCCGGAGCGCTTCGCCGCCCAGGTGATGGTGGGGCCTTCGCCCTGCTACATCAACGACGGCGACTACCACGGCGGCTTCGAGCGCCAGGACATCGAGGGTCTGCTCGAGACGCTGGAGAGCAATTACCTGGGCTGGTCCAGCAACATGGCGCCGGCCATCATGGGCGCCCCCGAGCAGCCCGAACTGAGCGAGGAGCTGGTCAACAGCTTCTGCCGCACCGACCCCGACATCGCCAAGCACTTCGCCCGCGTCACCTTCCTGTCGGACAACCGGGCCGACCTGCCGAAGCTGAAGTCCCCCACCCTCATCATGCAGTGCAGCGAGGACATCATCGCGCCGCGCGCGGTGGGCGACTACATGCACCGCATGCTGCCCAACAGCCGGCTGGTGCTGATCGACAACTTCGGCCACTGCCCGCACCTGAGCGCGCCCGGTGCGAGCACGGCTGCCATCGACGCCTTCCTGGCAGCCGAAGGCCTCTGA